One Halomonas sp. THAF5a genomic region harbors:
- a CDS encoding peptidylprolyl isomerase — translation MTIDSHRVVTLHYVLSDQDGSVLDDSRARAKPLEYLHGHGNIMAGLEQALAGRHAGAELSVTLMPAEAYGLRDEALVREVGRHAFPAPDLAPGMRFQTPGDDGPEIVTILEVRDDNVLIDTNHPLAGHTLRYRLEVLEVRDATRAELAKGHPLPPGTEPGEVEDKKMA, via the coding sequence ATGACCATCGACTCCCACCGCGTCGTGACCCTGCACTATGTGCTCAGCGACCAGGACGGGAGCGTCCTCGACGACTCCCGGGCCCGGGCGAAGCCGCTCGAGTACCTGCACGGCCACGGCAACATCATGGCCGGCCTGGAGCAGGCGCTGGCGGGCCGGCATGCCGGGGCCGAGCTCTCCGTGACCCTGATGCCGGCCGAGGCCTACGGCCTGCGCGACGAGGCGCTGGTGCGCGAGGTGGGGCGTCACGCCTTTCCCGCCCCCGACCTCGCGCCCGGCATGCGCTTCCAGACCCCCGGCGACGACGGCCCGGAGATCGTCACCATCCTCGAGGTGCGCGACGACAACGTGCTGATCGACACCAACCATCCCCTGGCGGGCCACACCCTGCGCTATCGCCTCGAGGTGCTCGAGGTCCGCGACGCCACCCGTGCGGAACTCGCCAAGGGCCACCCGCTGCCGCCGGGCACCGAGCCCGGCGAGGTGGAAGACAAGAAGATGGCCTGA
- the rfaH gene encoding transcription/translation regulatory transformer protein RfaH: MSDSEIRHVEADDAIPRWYVVQCKGGESFRAAEHLTNQGYEIFHPVLQVQKKRRGKLEWVSEPLFPYYLFIRLDRLASNWRPLRSTRGVLKIVTFGLEMPVPVSDSLVETLRTHGSEEQDATANVYFRAGEAVEITEGPFKDLQAVFSSHKGEERAIVLLNLLHKQQRLEMPVGQLRRRD; encoded by the coding sequence ATGAGCGATTCAGAGATTCGTCACGTCGAGGCCGATGATGCCATTCCCCGCTGGTACGTCGTTCAGTGCAAGGGCGGGGAGTCCTTCCGCGCCGCCGAGCACCTGACCAACCAGGGCTACGAGATCTTCCACCCCGTGCTGCAGGTGCAGAAGAAGCGCCGCGGCAAGCTCGAGTGGGTCAGCGAGCCGCTCTTTCCCTACTACCTCTTCATTCGCCTCGATCGCCTGGCCAGCAACTGGCGCCCCCTGCGCTCCACCCGTGGGGTGCTGAAGATCGTCACCTTCGGCCTGGAGATGCCGGTGCCGGTGAGCGACTCGCTGGTCGAGACCCTGCGCACCCACGGCAGCGAGGAGCAGGACGCGACGGCGAACGTCTACTTCCGCGCCGGCGAGGCGGTGGAGATCACCGAGGGGCCCTTCAAGGACCTGCAGGCGGTGTTCTCGAGCCACAAGGGCGAGGAGCGCGCCATCGTGCTGCTCAACCTGCTGCACAAGCAGCAGCGCCTCGAGATGCCCGTCGGCCAGCTGCGCCGCCGCGACTGA
- a CDS encoding MFS transporter — MPPSPVRRSWQDALAIYLRAPVITMLFLGFSAGLPFLLVFSTLSAWLRSTGVEVAAIGFFAWIGMLYSIKFFWAPVVDRLALPLLTRTFGQRRGWMLLAQAMIAAGLAGLSGVDPVDHLPLVAALALLVAFGSATQDIAIDAFRIESAPDDIQAAMASTYIIGYRGGLLAAGAGALYVASLVSWEAAYLSMAVLVGVGTITVLLRPEPERASLGTQLIHEPRVRAFLRASRGRPKALRRLVAWTIGAIVCPFTDFFTRHRRRALWLLVFVAVFRISDLAMASMANPLYIDLGFSLSTIANVTNVFGIAMSVGGGILGGLLVARYGIGPILVLGAVAAALTNLLFVALSLAGESLPMLVMAIVGDNLANGLASAVFIAFLSSLTSRAYTATQYALFSSLMTLPGKFLSGFGGLLVAAEGYATFFLVASALGLPAILLAIWISRDRSLMPAPRAA; from the coding sequence ATGCCGCCCTCCCCCGTTCGTCGCAGCTGGCAGGACGCCCTGGCGATCTACCTGCGCGCACCGGTCATCACCATGCTGTTCCTGGGCTTCTCCGCCGGCCTGCCCTTCCTGCTGGTCTTCTCCACGCTCTCGGCGTGGCTGCGCAGCACCGGCGTCGAGGTGGCGGCCATCGGCTTCTTCGCCTGGATCGGCATGCTCTACTCGATCAAGTTCTTCTGGGCCCCGGTGGTGGACCGGCTCGCCCTGCCGCTGCTGACGCGCACCTTCGGCCAGCGCCGCGGCTGGATGCTGCTGGCCCAGGCGATGATCGCCGCGGGCCTGGCGGGCCTCTCCGGTGTCGACCCGGTCGATCACCTGCCGCTGGTGGCCGCCCTGGCGCTGCTGGTGGCCTTCGGCAGCGCGACCCAGGACATCGCCATCGACGCCTTTCGCATCGAATCGGCCCCGGACGATATCCAGGCCGCCATGGCCTCCACCTATATCATCGGCTACCGCGGGGGCCTGCTGGCCGCCGGCGCCGGGGCCCTCTACGTGGCCTCGCTGGTCTCCTGGGAGGCCGCCTACCTCAGCATGGCGGTGCTGGTCGGCGTCGGGACGATCACGGTGCTGCTGCGCCCGGAGCCCGAGCGGGCCTCCCTCGGCACCCAGCTGATCCACGAACCCCGGGTGCGCGCCTTCCTGCGCGCCTCGCGGGGGCGCCCCAAGGCGCTGCGCCGCCTGGTCGCCTGGACCATCGGCGCCATCGTCTGCCCCTTCACCGACTTCTTCACCCGCCACCGCCGCCGCGCCCTCTGGCTGCTCGTGTTCGTGGCGGTGTTCCGGATCAGCGACCTGGCGATGGCCTCGATGGCCAACCCGCTCTACATCGACCTGGGGTTCTCGCTGTCGACCATCGCCAACGTCACCAACGTCTTCGGCATCGCCATGAGTGTCGGCGGGGGGATCCTCGGGGGTCTGCTGGTGGCCCGCTACGGCATCGGGCCGATCCTGGTGCTGGGGGCGGTGGCGGCGGCGCTGACCAACCTGCTGTTCGTGGCCCTGTCGCTGGCGGGGGAGAGCCTGCCCATGCTGGTCATGGCCATCGTCGGCGACAACCTGGCCAACGGCCTGGCGAGCGCGGTCTTCATCGCCTTCCTGTCGAGCCTCACCTCGCGGGCCTATACGGCGACCCAGTATGCGCTCTTCTCGTCGCTGATGACCCTGCCCGGCAAGTTCCTGAGCGGCTTCGGCGGCCTGCTGGTCGCCGCCGAGGGCTACGCCACCTTCTTCCTGGTCGCCTCGGCCCTCGGCCTGCCCGCGATACTGCTGGCGATCTGGATCAGCCGCGACCGCTCGCTGATGCCGGCACCGCGAGCGGCCTGA
- a CDS encoding SEC-C metal-binding domain-containing protein, translating into MLAVWVEQLLGFATGALGAIREDERYPTLMAWAREEGPALVGGDAALAQALAPELWSQAPLERLDFAAEPLARPGRNEPCWCDSGRKTKRCCGAVSLPGHVPTHLMWMLSLRDWKGDTLKAALASGRAPAQALLEAGLIAAESGQRGRAQQILESLFERADWQTLPEQAEPAFEILIDLYQERGFNRKREALLDAVLDRGPLFLRGVALERLCLMHLDNDDLDSARAAFVRAQQALPDSPTLAYIEAMLLLHEGHEEEAAERSRFWFRRLARQGDLEPDQLQFLADLADNPGATLADQLLSAEEDLAEPLVALQALLAELPVAPRLEIRRDTEGGLEYHSTAREDTLFAAWQKVFKAQVERDAPMGFDEDPWSQAGEWLPALCAHPEWLDSPAVLQSLALALASRFGSLPWMAPSLFEPLSTRLERWLEQVRAEGEGGFAWESADNAVLLRSGLALVVGMERGARAHSRELAERLLTLDAEDSLGLRELVLDQLLREGRDRAALALCLRELEGEKAHEEATPLGLLMGRVLALYRLERRDEAEAALAEVHRHNAHVVAMLCAENPRPVGHGGDGVAAPGSRAEAWQYRTLMRDQWRTTHGALAWLQARLGE; encoded by the coding sequence ATGCTGGCGGTATGGGTGGAACAGCTGCTGGGCTTTGCCACGGGGGCACTGGGCGCCATTCGCGAGGATGAGCGCTATCCCACGCTGATGGCCTGGGCCCGGGAGGAGGGGCCGGCGCTGGTCGGCGGCGATGCGGCGCTGGCCCAGGCGCTGGCCCCGGAGCTCTGGTCGCAGGCGCCACTGGAGCGGCTCGACTTCGCCGCCGAGCCGCTGGCCCGGCCGGGGCGCAACGAGCCCTGCTGGTGCGACTCCGGGCGCAAGACCAAGCGCTGCTGCGGGGCGGTCAGCCTGCCCGGTCACGTGCCGACCCACCTGATGTGGATGCTCTCGCTGCGCGACTGGAAGGGTGACACCCTGAAGGCGGCGCTGGCCAGCGGCCGGGCGCCGGCCCAGGCGCTGCTGGAGGCCGGGCTGATCGCCGCCGAGTCGGGCCAGCGCGGGCGCGCCCAGCAGATCCTCGAGTCGCTGTTCGAGCGTGCCGACTGGCAGACGCTCCCCGAGCAGGCGGAGCCCGCCTTCGAGATCCTCATCGACCTCTATCAGGAGCGCGGCTTCAACCGCAAGCGCGAGGCGCTGCTCGATGCGGTCCTCGACCGCGGGCCGCTGTTCCTGCGCGGCGTGGCGCTGGAGCGCCTCTGCCTGATGCACCTCGACAACGACGACCTGGACAGCGCCCGGGCCGCCTTCGTGCGCGCCCAGCAGGCGCTGCCCGACTCGCCGACCCTGGCCTACATCGAGGCGATGCTGCTGCTCCACGAGGGGCACGAGGAGGAGGCCGCGGAGCGCTCGCGCTTCTGGTTCCGACGCCTGGCCCGCCAGGGCGACCTGGAGCCCGACCAGCTGCAGTTCCTGGCCGACCTGGCCGACAACCCCGGCGCGACCCTCGCCGACCAGCTGCTCAGCGCCGAGGAGGACCTGGCCGAGCCGCTGGTGGCCCTGCAGGCGCTGCTCGCCGAGCTGCCCGTCGCCCCGCGCCTGGAGATTCGCCGCGATACCGAGGGCGGCCTCGAGTACCACTCCACGGCCCGTGAGGACACCCTGTTCGCCGCCTGGCAGAAGGTCTTCAAGGCCCAGGTGGAGCGCGACGCCCCCATGGGCTTCGACGAGGATCCCTGGTCCCAGGCCGGCGAGTGGCTGCCGGCGCTCTGCGCCCACCCCGAGTGGCTGGACTCGCCCGCCGTGCTGCAGTCGCTGGCGCTGGCGCTGGCGAGCCGCTTCGGCAGCCTGCCGTGGATGGCGCCGAGTCTCTTCGAGCCGCTGTCGACGCGGCTGGAGCGCTGGCTCGAGCAGGTGCGTGCCGAGGGCGAGGGCGGCTTCGCGTGGGAGAGCGCCGACAACGCCGTGCTGCTGCGTTCGGGCCTCGCCCTGGTGGTAGGCATGGAGCGCGGCGCCCGGGCTCACTCCCGGGAACTGGCCGAGCGGCTGCTGACCCTGGACGCCGAGGATAGCCTGGGGCTTCGCGAACTGGTGCTCGACCAGCTGCTGCGTGAGGGGCGCGACCGGGCGGCCCTGGCGCTCTGCCTGCGCGAACTCGAGGGCGAGAAGGCGCATGAGGAGGCGACGCCGCTGGGGCTGCTGATGGGCCGGGTGCTGGCGCTCTATCGCCTGGAGCGCCGCGACGAGGCCGAAGCGGCCCTCGCCGAGGTGCATCGCCACAACGCCCACGTCGTGGCGATGCTGTGCGCCGAGAACCCGCGCCCGGTCGGCCACGGCGGCGACGGCGTGGCCGCGCCCGGCTCCCGGGCCGAGGCCTGGCAGTACCGCACCCTGATGCGCGATCAGTGGCGCACCACCCACGGGGCCCTGGCGTGGCTGCAGGCGCGGCTCGGCGAGTGA
- a CDS encoding AarF/ABC1/UbiB kinase family protein translates to MRERGRTRRLLGLGARTGGALLRTRLGGEADWRALGEALFEGLSELKGPAMKLAQIMSQWDDLLPPDLAEELARLQRQAEPMPWADIRRTLVEQYGELDATFREIEQRPFASASMGQVHRAVTHAGETVVLKVQYPGLAEVLESDLAQVRRLMRLGRWFKVPQARLDALFEELAMSLRGELDYHAEAEALARYRARYAHLDRLVIPEPLPELSGPRVLAMRYVAGTPLRELEAADHERRQQVAVTLADWLTEELFTHGELHADPHAGNFAADEAGRLVIYDLGAVISVPEARLAAMMRLLEATLEGDAMAMDAALLELGGRQGQGAPLALYRESAEAVSPLFQPGEQDFGDVRVHRRLRELSPKVWAAMDRLQPPADTLLLSRTLNGHYWNLVRLGARLDMHARTRPLLPSAPA, encoded by the coding sequence ATGCGTGAACGTGGCCGGACTCGACGCCTGCTGGGCCTCGGCGCCCGCACCGGCGGAGCACTGCTCCGTACTCGGCTAGGGGGAGAGGCCGACTGGCGCGCCCTGGGCGAGGCGCTCTTCGAGGGGCTCTCGGAGCTCAAGGGGCCGGCCATGAAGCTGGCCCAGATCATGTCCCAGTGGGACGACCTGCTGCCGCCGGATCTCGCCGAGGAGCTCGCCCGCCTCCAGCGCCAGGCCGAACCCATGCCCTGGGCCGACATCCGCCGCACCCTGGTCGAGCAGTATGGCGAGCTGGACGCGACCTTTCGCGAGATCGAACAGCGCCCCTTCGCCAGCGCCTCCATGGGGCAGGTGCACCGCGCCGTGACCCATGCCGGCGAGACGGTGGTGCTCAAGGTGCAGTATCCGGGACTCGCCGAGGTGCTGGAGAGCGACCTCGCCCAGGTACGGCGCCTGATGCGCCTGGGGCGCTGGTTCAAGGTGCCCCAGGCGCGTCTCGATGCGCTCTTCGAGGAGCTGGCGATGAGCCTGCGCGGCGAGCTCGACTACCACGCCGAGGCCGAGGCGCTGGCCCGTTATCGCGCGCGCTACGCCCACCTCGACCGGCTGGTGATTCCCGAGCCGCTGCCCGAGCTCTCCGGTCCGCGGGTGCTGGCCATGCGCTACGTGGCCGGCACGCCGCTGCGCGAGCTGGAGGCGGCCGATCATGAGAGGCGCCAGCAGGTGGCGGTCACCCTCGCCGACTGGCTGACCGAGGAGCTCTTCACCCATGGCGAGCTGCACGCCGACCCCCACGCCGGCAACTTCGCCGCGGACGAGGCGGGGCGCCTGGTGATCTATGACCTGGGCGCGGTGATCTCGGTGCCCGAGGCGCGGCTCGCGGCGATGATGCGCCTGCTCGAGGCGACCCTCGAGGGCGACGCCATGGCCATGGACGCCGCGCTGCTCGAGCTCGGCGGTCGCCAGGGGCAGGGGGCGCCTCTGGCGCTCTATCGCGAGTCGGCCGAGGCGGTGTCGCCGCTCTTCCAGCCGGGCGAGCAGGACTTCGGCGACGTGCGGGTCCACCGTCGTCTGCGCGAGCTGTCGCCGAAGGTGTGGGCGGCCATGGACCGCCTGCAGCCGCCGGCGGATACCCTGCTGCTCTCGCGCACCCTCAACGGCCACTACTGGAACCTGGTGCGCCTCGGCGCGCGCCTCGACATGCACGCCCGCACCCGCCCGCTGCTGCCGAGCGCGCCGGCCTGA
- a CDS encoding DNA topoisomerase III: protein MRLIIAEKPSLGRAIADALPGRPRRLDGAVAVGDTTVTWCLGHLLEQAPPDAYDPALKQWRLDTLPILPSRWQLMPRPKARGQLAVIRKLLKEAREVVHAGDPDREGQLLVQEVIEHLGWTGPVSRLLVSDLNRPAVQRALGRLEDNARYAPLYRAAQSRARADWLYGINLTRAWTVSGRQAGHDGVLSVGRVQTPVLGLVVRRDAEIRDFEPRPFYVLWADLAVARGRLRAWWAPGEGHPLDDQGRLLERAPAAALAERLPGAEGRLSSLERRDKRQAAPLPYSLSALQVDAARRHGLSAKAVLDICQRLYERHQLITYPRSDCRYLPEEHFAGARRTLEGACAGDDTLRGWLAGADFTKRSRAWNDKQVGAHHALAPTGKTADPATLSRQEADVFRLIARNVLAQFYAPLATREVKAEFTIVEERFRARGQEILDPGWKPLFTTRDEAPPLPPLDEGETCRVEDAGVEDRETRPPEPFTDASLIKAMMNIARYVDDPAVRRTLREHDGLGTEATRAGIIETLVERGYLVRQAKTLRASRLGSALIASLPEAVGRPERTALWEQRLGAIAEQDDDPGPFLAALIEDLRGLLGAADAGRIRTALAGAQGETAPAARGKRTQGGKKRAGPRRRSTTGARRPKRT, encoded by the coding sequence ATGCGCCTGATCATCGCCGAGAAACCCAGCCTGGGCCGGGCCATCGCCGACGCCCTGCCCGGCCGCCCCCGCCGACTCGACGGGGCCGTGGCGGTCGGGGACACCACCGTCACCTGGTGCCTGGGCCACCTGCTGGAGCAGGCGCCGCCGGACGCCTACGACCCCGCCCTCAAGCAGTGGCGTCTCGATACCCTGCCGATCCTGCCGAGCCGCTGGCAGCTGATGCCCCGTCCCAAGGCCCGCGGCCAGCTGGCGGTCATTCGCAAGCTGCTGAAGGAGGCCCGCGAGGTGGTCCACGCCGGCGATCCGGACCGCGAGGGCCAGCTGCTGGTACAGGAGGTGATCGAGCACCTGGGCTGGACGGGGCCGGTCTCGCGGCTGCTGGTCAGCGACCTCAACCGCCCGGCGGTCCAGCGGGCGCTGGGCCGGCTGGAGGACAACGCCCGCTACGCCCCGCTCTACCGCGCCGCCCAGTCCCGGGCACGCGCCGACTGGCTGTACGGCATCAACCTGACCCGCGCCTGGACGGTAAGCGGCCGTCAGGCCGGCCATGACGGCGTGCTCTCGGTGGGCCGGGTGCAGACCCCGGTGCTGGGGCTCGTGGTGCGTCGCGACGCCGAGATCCGCGACTTCGAGCCGCGACCCTTCTACGTGCTCTGGGCCGATCTGGCCGTGGCCCGCGGCCGCCTGCGAGCCTGGTGGGCACCCGGCGAGGGGCACCCGCTGGACGACCAGGGGCGGCTGCTCGAGCGCGCCCCGGCGGCCGCGCTGGCCGAGCGCCTGCCCGGCGCCGAGGGCCGGCTGTCCAGCCTCGAGCGCCGCGACAAGCGCCAGGCCGCGCCCCTGCCCTACTCGCTGTCGGCGCTGCAGGTCGACGCCGCCCGCCGCCACGGGCTCTCGGCCAAGGCGGTGCTGGACATCTGTCAGCGCCTCTACGAGCGCCACCAGCTGATCACCTACCCGCGCTCGGACTGCCGCTACCTGCCCGAAGAGCACTTCGCCGGGGCCCGCCGCACCCTCGAGGGCGCCTGCGCCGGCGACGACACCCTGCGCGGCTGGCTCGCCGGCGCCGACTTCACGAAGCGCTCCAGGGCCTGGAACGACAAACAGGTGGGCGCCCACCATGCCCTGGCGCCCACCGGCAAGACCGCCGATCCGGCGACGCTCTCGCGGCAGGAGGCCGACGTCTTCCGGCTGATCGCGCGCAACGTGCTGGCGCAGTTCTATGCGCCGCTCGCCACCCGCGAGGTGAAGGCCGAGTTCACCATCGTGGAGGAGCGATTCCGCGCCCGTGGCCAGGAGATCCTCGACCCCGGCTGGAAGCCGCTCTTCACCACCCGCGACGAGGCGCCGCCGCTGCCGCCGCTCGACGAGGGCGAGACCTGCCGCGTCGAGGACGCCGGCGTGGAGGACCGCGAGACCCGCCCGCCGGAGCCCTTCACCGACGCCAGCCTGATCAAGGCGATGATGAACATCGCCCGCTACGTGGACGACCCGGCCGTGCGGCGCACGCTCCGCGAGCACGATGGCCTCGGCACCGAGGCGACCCGGGCCGGCATCATCGAGACCCTGGTGGAGCGCGGCTACCTGGTGCGCCAGGCCAAGACGCTGCGTGCCAGCCGCCTGGGCAGCGCCCTGATCGCCTCGCTGCCCGAGGCGGTGGGCCGCCCGGAGCGCACCGCCCTGTGGGAGCAACGCCTCGGCGCCATCGCCGAGCAGGACGACGACCCGGGCCCTTTCCTCGCGGCGCTGATCGAGGACCTGCGCGGCCTGCTCGGCGCCGCGGACGCCGGCCGGATCCGCACCGCGCTGGCCGGCGCCCAGGGCGAGACCGCGCCGGCGGCCAGGGGGAAAAGGACCCAGGGCGGCAAGAAACGCGCCGGCCCACGACGCCGGAGCACCACGGGGGCTCGACGCCCCAAGCGCACATGA
- a CDS encoding ketopantoate reductase family protein, with protein MTLTRHWIVGPGALGRLIALRLADRASVTLVARRPLPAEQTLITPADGVLTRRVEVARIEALPAPPDVVHLTTKAHGAEAAHAALASHLPAGVPLVLWQNGFDAQPRLAERHAGPVLCATTTEGAHVQDDTRVTHAGHGHTFLGSLTGDQHALATELATVLSSAGLPAEAVFDIRVRLWRKLAVNAAINPLVARAGIRNGELREAPYRARVETLLGELAPILAAEGIAPPDGAGLDGWRRLVWQVIEATAANRASMLQDVQAGRPTEHEAILAPLLVAAERHGLAAPGLAEHLAALRARAAAVAPPGDGC; from the coding sequence ATGACCCTGACGCGACACTGGATCGTCGGCCCCGGGGCGCTGGGCCGGCTGATCGCCCTGCGGCTCGCCGACCGCGCATCGGTGACGCTGGTCGCCCGCCGCCCGCTGCCCGCCGAGCAGACGCTGATCACCCCGGCGGACGGCGTGCTGACGCGCCGGGTCGAGGTGGCCCGGATCGAGGCGCTGCCGGCGCCCCCGGACGTGGTGCACCTGACCACCAAGGCCCACGGCGCCGAGGCGGCCCATGCCGCCCTGGCGAGCCACCTGCCGGCGGGGGTGCCGCTGGTGCTCTGGCAGAACGGCTTCGACGCCCAGCCGCGCCTCGCCGAGCGCCACGCCGGCCCCGTCCTCTGCGCCACCACCACCGAGGGGGCCCACGTCCAGGACGATACCCGCGTCACCCATGCCGGCCACGGCCACACCTTCCTCGGCAGCCTGACGGGCGACCAGCATGCGCTCGCCACCGAGCTGGCCACCGTGCTCTCGTCGGCGGGCCTGCCCGCCGAGGCGGTCTTCGACATTCGGGTGCGGCTATGGCGCAAGCTCGCCGTCAACGCGGCGATCAATCCGCTGGTGGCCCGCGCCGGCATCCGCAACGGCGAGCTTCGCGAGGCGCCCTACCGCGCCCGGGTCGAGACCCTGCTCGGCGAGCTCGCGCCGATCCTCGCCGCCGAGGGCATCGCGCCACCCGACGGGGCGGGACTCGACGGCTGGCGACGCCTGGTATGGCAGGTCATCGAGGCGACGGCCGCCAATCGCGCCTCGATGCTGCAGGACGTCCAGGCCGGGCGACCCACCGAGCACGAGGCGATCCTCGCGCCGCTGCTCGTCGCGGCCGAGCGACACGGCCTCGCGGCGCCGGGCCTCGCCGAGCACCTGGCCGCCCTGCGGGCCCGGGCCGCGGCAGTGGCGCCACCCGGCGACGGTTGCTAG